DNA from Rhinatrema bivittatum chromosome 1, aRhiBiv1.1, whole genome shotgun sequence:
tttacatgtgtaaaacccaattttaagtatgtaaatgctttttaaaattgttgcaTTCGGCGGTCCaggcaagggtattaggtatcgCAAGGCAAACCTCCTGaaacaggctcccactctcctaatagttcttaacattgtttgcttttttgaccgacGTCACACATTGAACAGAGCTTTCAAAGTGTTTTCCATtgtgatgcccagatccttttcagaggtggtatctcctaatatggaatctaacttctctctcacacacacaaacacatacacacaagctctcactctcacatactttccctctctcacacacacacaggttctccctctcaggctcccacacacaaacacaggtcccccatgctctcacacccacccacctacacacacacgAGAAATGAGACTCACATTCACTCACTGCCTACCTTGTTCttgctccttccctctcactcaccctcttccttttcccctttccctctcacactccttcccttccctcactttcctttccccttccctttcactcacccctttccccctcccctcattcatCCACCCCTTCCTTCCTTCACTCACCCATCTTTTAATTCCTTCCCTCCCATCTCACCTCACTCCtcccatttcctttcctttctttccctctcactAGTCCCCTTTCCAATCCTCCTTCCCTACTCATATCCTTCCTCATTCACCCTTTTTCTTCTCACTTCTCCTCCATTTCCCTCTTACCTTCCCTTcaattccttccctcccctctttcactcctcttccattccctttccttccctactctctctcactcacccctcccctcaatcataaccctctcccttctcttcccttccacttattttgctcagttctcttttcctcccctcccttctcagtaAGAAGGAAGGGGATGGAAGAGAAGCTGAGCAAGTGAGGCAGATGGAAAGGTGAAGAGGTAAGGGAGTAAGTcactctcactcctcctcccttacCTTTCATTGCCTGCCTCCCTCACCTCCTGTGGCCATCTTCAGCCCACTAGAAGTGATACGTTTGTGGGCCATTCTTTGCCAGGCCGTCATCCTCTTCagcccaccgggggggggggggtgtgggggtgtgggggaggggtgtggaaTTCTTACAGGCAGATCTTCAATGCGCCACCATGGGTCTGCTGTAGTGTTGGGCAGCAGTGTTTGGGTGCTTACTGCCATTTATAACACAGGGGTTTGAAGTTAAGGTGACATAAACTTTCATTGGCAATCGCCAGTTGGGGGGCttccccatcctcctccctctatAACCTAGCTATCAACCCTACTCATAGATTTTGCTGCAGAGTGCTAATTTTGGTGGGCTGTAAAAGCTAATTCCACAGCATCACCTGCCTTGCCAATCTGTTTTGCAGAAGCTGATTCCAGGAATCAAACTCAGGTCTTCTGCCAGCACCGGTGCGAGGGTCTCCCAGCTGCCCTAGGAGGTGAGATCATGGTGTCACATATCTCTCGCTCTTTCTCTGGTAGCATGCAGCCACTAGGCCATCGTATTggccattttattttcatttatatacTCAGGCATAAAAATGTGACAGTAGACTACACTGGacttttaggaggtaattttcaaaggagttacaagcgtaaatgtaacatatagcaatttccaaaagccatttatctgtaTAATGTGCACTTGtgtgtgaatatcctatggacaattcttGTAGTAATTTtcttgtagtaattttcaaaaccccacttacatgggtaaagtgcattcacatgtgtaaaacccatttttaagtatgtaaatgctttttaaaattgttgcaCTCGGCGGACCAGGCAGGGCAagggcaagggtattaggtaccacaaggcaaaccttctgccttgcgcctccCTTCCTAGTCCAGGCCCCAGCTCCAACCCCAAcatcattcactcagacaggcccccttctcttacacacatttaagggtcgattttaagacctgcgcacgtGCAGTTCCCGGTGCACGCATATGGACATGccaactttataacatgcacgtgcatgttataaaatcctatggccgcatgcgcatgtgcgggcggcctgcgtgcacgggggaggggggggaatttaGCAAAATACACACATTGACAatatcgggcctcccccagttgcctcccagtccgcttcaattaaggagcggactgggagggaactttcctatcccttaCCTTACCCTTCcgacctcttctcctctcctccctgacccctaacctaaccctatttatccctaatttttttattttaatacttccTGCTccctgggagcagaagtaatctccgcgtGCCAGTCAGCTGCTGGtgtgtgcttccccgggacagcagctaatggcgctgtcctggcccaccccctgcCTGTACCTCCCcgtccagaccacgccccccggcccgccccttttgcgCATAACTGGGGTTACACGCGTAGCTGGGCCCATTCTAAAACGTGCacggtgtgcgcaaggcccgggCACGCGCATAACCCTAGTTTTTTTACTTGCATGGCCCTATTAAAATCGTGAAGTATAGGAGTTATTATTGGCTCCTATGAGAATGGTAAAATGATTATAAAAGTGGTTAAAAATGgattaaatttgtttttaatataggTGAAATTTTGCGACCTGGACAGTGTTTAAGAATTAAGGATATTAAGAACAGAATACGGGGGTGATTTGTGAAAAACAGAGGGTTGGTTTATTGAatctccctgaagaagccttgtgGTACAAggtgaaacgaggctctcgttGGAGGAAATAAGAGTGTATGTAAAGTGAAAGAAGTTGTGTAAAGTGAAAGAAAATTTACCCGTATTTGAGGATAAAAGGAGGAAATAACATCGTATGTGAAACAAAATTCACCTATGTTTAAGGATAACAAAACCATACGCAAAGTGAATGAAAAATTACATATGTTTGAATGATATAAAATATATGTTTAAGAGTTATATAATATCTGGCATTTTGAGATTAAGAATCTttttaacaaatgttttaaatgtagGAATGGTAATATAGTGGGTAGTGTATGTATGAGGCATGGATGAGGGTTTTATATGAGTGGGGTTATTGGGACTTACATTTCTAAATGTTGGAGTTAATGCTTTTAGAATGTATTAATATAATGTATGTAAATTGATATCACAAGGTTGGGTCGCTGTAAATAAAAGACTGTAAGTTGTAAAACAGGTTGTTGAATAAATGATTATCGGGATATTTCGTTCCTAATTGACCTCTGCTGTGTGGAACATTATCCTATTAAAATCGGGCTATTAGGTTCcttttctcattcacacacacccctttacacaggctccctcctctctcactaacaccattgctctctcatacacacataatctctctcagtcacacacatacacaaacagaagCCTGCTTGTGGCCCGCCGaaactctgcttctcttggccGCGAGTAGGATGGGTGCTGTTCGCGGCTTGCCAAGTCTCTGCCGCTCGCAGCctgccgagtctctactcctcttggcaGTGAGTGGAATGGGCTTCTCCCAAGGCCCCATATGGCTGttttttgctgccccctaatggctggtgccTAGGCGACAGCCTAATTCACCTATTGGGATGCACTGGCCCTGGGACCGTGGGCCCGTCCTGTGGTCCatcgctcttacctccagcccgggCCTGTCCTTGCAGCTTCCCAATGGTTTAGCAGACCCTCCTGGCTGAGATGCGGCCACCTGTTGCAGCGCGGCTAAGCCAACACTGCTGCTGGCCCTGCTGCAGAGCTTCCCTAGGCATGCGTGACCTGACTtgccaggatttaaagggcctatAGTAGTAAATCCTCTGCAGCGCCCTCTGATATCATGGGTCCTCCAGTATAAAGAGCCTGTCTAGACACCCCTCCAACGtctcggcaataggtcgactccaATGGAGAAAtgctttgcctctgcatttcTGTTTCCTGACTCCATTGTGTGATGTTCCTGAATTCCTGTGTCCTATTCCTAGCTGTCTGGTTTATTTTCTGAGTTCTTGTCCTCGAGGTCAGTTTTCCCTTTATCTGTCTTCAGCGCCTTGACTTGCTCTTGTGATCCCTTGTCCTCCTCTTTATTAGTttcttggattggacttctggcttgacttcAAACTGGACCTTGACACTGCTTGACTTCTGTCTGCCTCTGACTACCGTCTAGTCACCATTACTGATTGAACTGTGCCTGCCCCGACCACTGTCTGAACCATGACATTGAGTGAACTCTGCCTACCTTTGACCACAGCCTGATCCTGACCCTGTTTGCCTGTCCTGACTGCTGCTCGTTCGGACTCCGTTATCCTCCGTGCTGACCTGCAACACCTTCTACGTgacagatcttcacctccacagagacccgtacctaagtccagctggcccagCACTtgagagctcaacctaaggggaaagagggctggtattggcaaattTCCTGTTGGACCTCTGCTCCAGCCATCTCCACCTTCCGAATGTGGGGATTAGCAGGGCCTCTCCCTGTAGGTTGCGCCAATtccacctcagcctaagggtccacttttGCAACAAAAATCAGGCCCACAatgcatttacacaagtaaaacccagttttgagcatgtaaatccttttgaatattatcCCCTTTATGCATATTTGCTAGTAGTATGCAAAACCAATCTAGACACACAGCCGTTTAACTAAAAGATAGAGAGTCCTATATGAAGAAAGGATTTTCTTCTGGTTGTCTTCTAGGGCCTTTGGTATTTACCTAGTGCTATTTATGCTACAGAACAGAGACCTACTGTGTATAATTTGCAAAGTACCTATCACTCCACTGGGAAGAATAACCTTGAAATAAGTGAACCAAGCAAGGAAAAATAAGAGAAGCCATATACATACCATAATAAACGTACAGCTCATTATGGAAGTAACTTTAAAAGGAGAtacgcatgtaaatataatatacctatcaaaacaattttaaaagccatttatgtgcataaagtgcacttacatgtgtataattatgcatattatattatattataatataatataatatattataatatattatatatatatatatatatatatatatatatatataatatattatattataattttatataataaataatataatttatataattttatataatttaaatatataatattatatattattatatctTCATATATACATATTATACTTATATTATATTACTATTatatcatatattatatatatataatataatatattatatataatatataatatatattatataatataatatatataatatatataatatattataatataatataatattatatgtatattataatttatgctcaataagacctgtcaacttaattgtttaagtctttttttttttttttttttttctcctttatcttttggtcatcaatgttacaacgttattgttaaattttgaacttatgtacactgttccaagtttcataaccttgttctatgtaatgccttttggcaattttcatgttctgtttcaatgtaaaccgatgtgatctttatttcatataggaacaccggtatataaaaatctaaaaataaataaataaataaataatctatggacaattcaatggcatgtattatagcaatttccaaaagcccacttacacaggtaaagtgcatttacacatgtaaaacccaattttaagtgtgtaaaatgctttttaaaatcaggacctTACTGGATTACAATGCATGGCTTTTCTTATACATTCTTATATTATAGCAAAGATACATCCTTTAGTGGCATAACCATGTAGTATTTGATGAAACCTATCTAGGCCTGCTGAAAATGAAGTCACTAAGAGCCAGATGTACTATGCATTTTCCCTATacatacaaaatgggagaaaccccttagtgaatctggcccttagtatgGCACCAAAACCCTTGTGTAGAGAAACTTGTGGGTTCCTACTAAAAGGATTGTTCCATTTTACCAAGGGGGACCGAAGTAGCTTATTGTATGTTTCAACTTCCTGGGTTCATTCCTAGGGAGAAGGTGGTAGTAAAGAAGATCTGTGGCACTCATTTGGTATTAACCACATCTGCATCATCAAGATTTTGAAGAAAGGAGAATGGAGGTGTCCTCCAGGAACCAACAAGGGAAGTAAAGAGAATGACTGAACAACTGCATTAAGGTCTGAAAAAAATGGGACTTTATTTAAGTACATTTAAATTGGGAAATGATTATCCTAtccaccaaattctgggaggaagctccaaaacAGATTTGAGATAACTATTTGACATCAGTACATTAACTGGAAGCTGAAAGAATATCTGAAGCTGTAACATGGATTGTAAGTACCAAGAACTTGTAACTTAATATTTTCATCAATTTTCCatctttaatcagtaaaagttGAAAACTATCTAATGCTTCCAGAGTGATTATTTTCTGCTGTATTGACTTTTAATACTGAACTGACTATTGAACAATGCTCAGGGCCTAGAAGATAATCTTCCCTCAATAGGGaatcttggattttcagagggactTACCATCAGGAggaaagttattttttatttattttggaatttATATGCTGCAAATCCAAGAGTCTAGGCAGCTTGCAAGGAACTAACCTACATAATTTTGAGAatcacagaaataaaataaataactaataaaaagttaaaaacaaacatcattaaaatgatcaggaacattttaaaattcttgAAGGGAGGCAACAAATAGTTATAAATCAAATGCCTCCTTAAAGTTGTGCTTTGAAAAGCTTTCTAAATGTTGTAATGTTACTTTCCTTGCGGATTGTTACCACTTAAGCCCATAACTTGAGGTATGGTCTTTGGAGTCCTGCAATGGGACACTAGCCCAGGGTTGACATTTGTTTGCATCAGGAGGTACTCTATCCCCAGCTTCTGATGTGTAAGTTTTTTAATATTATGCACTTGATAGATCTAAGGGAACCCATCTCTTTGCTATAGGGTGGGGTGGATTCAATTCAGTTCTTTTGAGGGTTCTCTGGTGATGGGTATGTTTGAAAACGGGTTATAGGTTGCACTCGAGGAATGCGATCTTTAATAAGCTGGTCCACTGTAATGCTGGGATAGGGTATTGTGGTCTGGATGGGTTTTAGATCACTTGCCTCTTCCTTCTTAACAAAttcctcttgctttggacctttGAAGACACTCCGCGCTGGGGTGCTTTTATCTCTCGCCACTACTCCAGGAGCCAGCTGCATGGACTCTAGAATGATGCCAGATTTTAATGAAAGTGGGGTGCTGCCTTTGCCTTTTACCACTTGTCTGGATAGAACATCTGGAgatgtttttgtttccttttgctcAGTTGTCTTGGAGGCGAATTTCTTGCCTTTCAGTCTGCTAGTCCCAGGGACATCTATTTGTTGCTGTTCTATCTCCACGTTTGAACCTAATACCTCAGCCTGAGGCTGAATCCAAGGCACTGGTAAGCTTGACAAGTCAAGCTTAGGGACTGCGATGATATTGCCAAATTCATCGTAaagcacatctttttttttaggtcttTTCAGCTGCATTTTCAGGATATTTTGCAATGATATGGGAAGCAGCTTGAAGTTGCTCAGATCCTCCTGTGTCTCTTCTTGTAGTAGTGTCTTGGAGAGCTCTTGAATCAGTAGCTCCTTCTCAGATGTTTCCAGGGATTTGGTAAGATTCTTCAGGCTAGGTGATTGCAGGGATCCCCGATGAGGCTTGTATTCTTGCTTGGGTTTATGCTCCTTAGGTGGAGGGGAGGGCTGGTAAACTAGTTCCTGTGTTTTGGATAGAGAGCTAAACTCCTCTGATTTTACCATCACTCTCACTTCCTCAAGAAGGCTTTCTTCTAACTGTGGTGCTGATGATGGACTAGCAGGCCGTGGAATAGATAGTTCATCCAATTTGCTTTC
Protein-coding regions in this window:
- the C1H2orf81 gene encoding uncharacterized protein C2orf81 homolog, with amino-acid sequence MSRPAQMKSRAEKGRITVPTPVPIISQVEIIPGRFTEADWISMVALEEGEETVGDFMDELLSRTMKDCFQVYLLRQRIPYTISQAKDATIQIIEWRFLIRDTGEACVAKDTTWQEEKEPVSGIIDSWAQGTVPVIHTGFTPRAEDEQQVTLDEPSWMSIALIPVIPTDESKLDELSIPRPASPSSAPQLEESLLEEVRVMVKSEEFSSLSKTQELVYQPSPPPKEHKPKQEYKPHRGSLQSPSLKNLTKSLETSEKELLIQELSKTLLQEETQEDLSNFKLLPISLQNILKMQLKRPKKKDVLYDEFGNIIAVPKLDLSSLPVPWIQPQAEVLGSNVEIEQQQIDVPGTSRLKGKKFASKTTEQKETKTSPDVLSRQVVKGKGSTPLSLKSGIILESMQLAPGVVARDKSTPARSVFKGPKQEEFVKKEEASDLKPIQTTIPYPSITVDQLIKDRIPRVQPITRFQTYPSPENPQKN